The proteins below are encoded in one region of Apostichopus japonicus isolate 1M-3 chromosome 4, ASM3797524v1, whole genome shotgun sequence:
- the LOC139966955 gene encoding uncharacterized protein gives MSAPPAYSESQQGAPPPQQGYPPQQQGYPPPQQGYPPPQQGYPPPQQGYPPPQQGYPPPQQGYSPPMYYPPPQQQQQQQQTVVVTAQQPVAAPQTVIVQQTTQKQGVNHLLHFIITLFFPIWIFVWICLCICE, from the exons AGTGCCCCACCAGCATACAGTGAATCGCAACAGGGTGCCCCGCCACCACAACAGGGGTACCCGCCACAACAACAAGGTTACCCACCACCTCAACAGGGTTACCCACCACCTCAACAGGGTTACCCACCACCGCAACAAGGTTACCCACCACCGCAACAGGGGTACCCACCACCGCAACAGGGCTACTCACCACCAATGTATTATCCACcaccacaacaacaacaacaacaacaacagacgGTCGTGGTCACAGCCCAGCAGCCGGTAGCCGCTCCCCAAACTGTGATTGTTCAACAAACAACACAAAAACA GGGAGTCAATCATCTGCTTCATTTCATAATCACTCTATTTTTTCCAATCTGGATTTTCGTGTGGATCTGTTTG TGTATCTGTGAGTAA
- the LOC139966956 gene encoding uncharacterized protein: MAGNPPPYTPLKEDYQSPPQGYPPGYGTPQHQGYPTAPPPQGYPPSQQSAYPPQQVIVVNNQTPLAPAANNTVLVTTTTARPQTNHLLHLLISLFFWPWLIVWLILCIVDG, encoded by the exons ATGGCG GGTAATCCACCACCATACACCCCACTCAAGGAAGATTACCAATCACCGCCGCAAGGATACCCACCTGGATACGGTACTCCACAACATCAAGGGTACCCTACTGCACCTCCACCACAAGGGTATCCACCATCGCAACAGTCAGCTTACCCGCCTCAACAAGTGATAGTTGTCAACAACCAGACTCCATTGGCCCCAGCAGCAAACAACACAGTCCTTGTCACTACCACAACCGCCAGACC ACAAACAAATCACCTGCTACATTTGCTCATATCCTTGTTCTTCTGGCCTTGGTTAATCGTTTGGTTGATATTG TGCATCGTTGACGGTTAA